One segment of Anatilimnocola aggregata DNA contains the following:
- the trpA gene encoding tryptophan synthase subunit alpha, with protein sequence MTKIDDLFSQLRTSGKKALMPFVTAGDPDLQFTADVIRELDRRGCTMCEVGIPYSDPIADGPVIQASYTRALAHKIKVQQILAMLGKVSSEVKMPIVTMVSFAIIHRYGPEKFVADAKAAGVCGAIVPDLLVEEADRFSAICKAADFNLIELVTPTTPRERALRIANSSTGFLYYVSIAGITGERTQLPPDLVENVGWLKSQTKLPICIGFGISQPEHVKLLAPVSDGLIVGSAIVRRVAEAATRPRGEVLKEVGEYVSTLLAALA encoded by the coding sequence ATGACCAAAATCGACGATCTCTTTTCGCAGCTTCGCACTTCGGGCAAGAAGGCGCTCATGCCGTTCGTGACGGCCGGCGATCCCGACCTGCAATTTACGGCCGATGTGATTCGCGAACTCGACCGCCGCGGCTGCACTATGTGCGAAGTGGGCATTCCCTATAGCGATCCAATCGCCGATGGGCCGGTGATTCAGGCTTCGTATACCCGGGCCTTAGCGCACAAGATCAAGGTGCAGCAGATCCTGGCGATGCTCGGCAAAGTCTCCAGCGAAGTGAAGATGCCAATCGTGACCATGGTCAGCTTTGCGATCATTCACCGCTATGGACCGGAAAAGTTTGTCGCCGATGCCAAAGCTGCCGGCGTGTGCGGGGCCATAGTGCCCGATTTGCTCGTCGAAGAGGCCGACAGGTTCTCGGCGATTTGCAAAGCAGCGGATTTCAACTTGATCGAATTGGTCACTCCTACGACACCGCGCGAACGGGCCCTGCGAATCGCGAATTCCAGCACGGGATTCTTGTACTACGTCTCGATCGCGGGGATCACCGGCGAGCGGACTCAACTGCCGCCTGACTTGGTCGAGAACGTCGGCTGGCTCAAATCGCAGACCAAGCTGCCGATCTGCATTGGCTTCGGCATCAGCCAGCCCGAGCACGTGAAGTTGCTCGCGCCGGTTTCGGACGGGCTCATCGTCGGCTCGGCAATTGTGCGCCGGGTGGCGGAAGCCGCAACTCGCCCTCGCGGCGAGGTTTTGAAGGAAGTGGGCGAATACGTGTCTACTCTACTTGCCGCACTCGCTTAA
- a CDS encoding glycerophosphodiester phosphodiesterase family protein, whose product MNRLQQLSAEYSWILNRCRHRFACALAFTLAFRVLNLVLLAPVAAAILRFGLSRWGRASVGNFEMLSFALTPEGLAALLGVGTILLASTYLELAGLLRLLANDRLHWWEAFRSSTRLFLHLVQLGLRQLLVYLVLLIPFAAAIGLTYWLLWSGKDLNGLIVLKPPAYWWGAGLAAVFAGSYAAVVAWFFLRWLYAVPILCLEPVVSVTTALRQSALRSRGQLLPAALMLGVWLASAAILVLAVYSASDFLSEEILRFSSWNMSTSVLATGLVLLANAIVAVTISVLANLTFAGVILALYRHVAPPDALVHQPVAEDHQRLSMGWLMGTALASAGLLSSIGSFLAIVDLQVAEQVEITAHRAGATHAPENTIAALKQAIIDKADWAEIDVQNTADGKLVVMHDIDLARLGGGKRRVDQATLAEIQQFDVGQQFSPAFAGERIATLADFLTAMGDNIRLNIELKPHNSRDAKLLTQRVIEQVQQAGQVDRCRICSQSYESLQLARQLEPKLPVGYIVATSLGSPEKLNVDFLMVKTSLAKRQLVDRANSRKIAVHAWTVNQPNSVAPLLDAGVTNLITDDPLLIRRELDEIRGLDTVQRLLLRARNEILQ is encoded by the coding sequence TTGAACCGCCTGCAGCAGCTTTCGGCCGAGTACAGTTGGATCCTGAATCGTTGCCGGCATCGATTCGCCTGTGCCCTCGCCTTCACGCTGGCCTTCCGCGTGCTGAACCTGGTGTTGCTCGCACCAGTGGCCGCCGCCATTCTCCGCTTTGGTTTGAGTCGCTGGGGACGCGCTTCGGTGGGAAACTTCGAGATGCTCTCGTTTGCGCTCACGCCCGAAGGGCTGGCCGCGCTCCTCGGAGTAGGCACGATTCTGCTGGCTTCGACCTATTTGGAACTTGCCGGTCTGCTCCGCCTGCTGGCCAACGACAGGCTGCATTGGTGGGAAGCGTTTCGCAGTTCAACGCGGCTGTTTTTGCACCTCGTTCAATTGGGATTGCGTCAGCTACTCGTCTATTTGGTTTTGCTCATTCCGTTTGCTGCCGCCATCGGCCTCACCTATTGGCTCCTCTGGAGCGGCAAGGATCTGAACGGCCTGATCGTGTTGAAGCCGCCCGCTTACTGGTGGGGCGCGGGGCTGGCTGCGGTCTTTGCCGGCAGCTATGCCGCGGTGGTCGCCTGGTTTTTTCTCCGCTGGCTCTATGCAGTGCCCATTCTCTGCCTAGAACCCGTGGTTTCGGTCACAACTGCGCTGCGCCAGAGCGCCCTGCGCTCGCGCGGCCAACTATTGCCAGCTGCCCTGATGCTTGGCGTCTGGCTTGCCTCCGCAGCGATTCTGGTGCTGGCGGTCTATTCGGCCAGTGATTTTCTTTCTGAAGAAATCCTGCGCTTTAGTAGTTGGAATATGTCAACCAGTGTGCTCGCGACAGGCTTGGTTCTGCTCGCCAATGCCATCGTCGCGGTAACCATCAGCGTCCTGGCGAACCTCACCTTCGCGGGCGTGATCCTGGCCCTCTATCGCCACGTTGCCCCACCGGACGCACTTGTCCATCAACCGGTTGCCGAAGACCACCAGCGGTTGTCGATGGGTTGGCTGATGGGCACCGCTTTAGCCTCGGCAGGACTACTTTCTTCGATCGGCAGTTTTTTGGCGATCGTGGACTTACAGGTTGCGGAACAGGTCGAAATCACAGCCCATCGCGCTGGGGCGACGCACGCGCCGGAGAACACGATTGCCGCACTCAAGCAGGCAATCATCGACAAGGCCGATTGGGCCGAGATCGATGTCCAGAATACTGCGGACGGTAAGTTGGTGGTGATGCATGACATCGATCTGGCCCGCCTGGGCGGCGGCAAGCGCAGAGTCGATCAAGCTACGCTCGCTGAGATTCAACAGTTCGATGTTGGCCAGCAGTTCAGCCCCGCCTTCGCGGGCGAACGAATCGCGACGCTGGCCGATTTTCTGACGGCCATGGGTGACAACATTCGTCTCAACATCGAGCTCAAGCCGCACAACTCGCGCGATGCGAAGCTACTCACCCAGCGCGTGATCGAACAGGTTCAACAAGCGGGGCAGGTGGACCGCTGCCGCATCTGTTCGCAGTCGTACGAAAGCCTGCAACTCGCCCGCCAACTAGAACCCAAGCTGCCGGTCGGGTATATCGTGGCCACTTCGCTCGGTTCGCCAGAGAAACTGAATGTCGACTTTTTGATGGTCAAGACGAGCCTGGCCAAGCGTCAACTAGTCGACCGCGCCAATTCACGAAAAATAGCCGTGCATGCCTGGACGGTCAATCAACCCAATTCGGTGGCACCGCTGCTCGACGCAGGTGTTACGAACCTGATTACCGACGACCCACTGCTCATTCGCCGCGAACTCGACGAAATTCGCGGGCTCGATACCGTCCAGCGCTTATTGCTCCGAGCGCGGAACGAAATCCTGCAATAG
- a CDS encoding Uma2 family endonuclease: MTAALKLTLVSPEDYLVTEIDSLVRREYVAGRVYAMTGGTNNHARIVRNVFRSLDSALGSKGPCEAHSAETKVRIRNKRDTRFYYPDASVICEQNPGSDYFQDRPVFIAEVLSPTTRRLDDGEKRDAYLTIPSLQYYLLVEQDSPDVVLYTRTETGFDRRIIYQRARSAN; encoded by the coding sequence ATGACGGCAGCACTCAAACTCACGCTCGTTTCCCCGGAGGATTATCTCGTCACCGAGATCGATTCTCTGGTGCGCAGAGAGTACGTCGCGGGCAGAGTCTACGCGATGACCGGCGGCACGAATAACCACGCCCGAATCGTACGCAATGTCTTCCGCTCACTCGATTCCGCTCTGGGAAGCAAAGGCCCTTGCGAAGCTCACTCGGCTGAAACAAAAGTTCGGATTCGCAACAAGCGCGACACCCGCTTCTACTATCCCGACGCATCCGTAATTTGCGAACAAAACCCCGGTAGTGATTACTTCCAAGACCGTCCCGTATTTATTGCCGAAGTGCTATCGCCAACGACACGCCGCTTGGATGATGGCGAAAAACGCGATGCCTACCTGACGATTCCTTCGCTGCAATATTACTTGCTCGTGGAACAAGATAGCCCGGATGTGGTGCTCTACACTCGAACCGAAACAGGCTTTGATCGACGGATTATTTATCAGCGGGCTCGATCAGCAAATTGA
- the aspS gene encoding aspartate--tRNA ligase has translation MLRTHTCGQLRAEHVGQQVTLCGWVDTARDHGGTLFIDLRDRYGKTQVVFAPEGGAAQLEDSRKIRGEDVIKVVGTVAKRPEGTINQKIGTGEIEIRVTSLELLNKSNNAPFNPTQADLPGEDLRLKYRYLDLRRPEMQRTLKLRNDIILEMRNYFADNDFLDVETPILGRSTPEGARDYLVPSRVHNGQFYALPQSPQLYKQILMVAGYDRYVQVARCFRDEDLRADRQPEFTQLDLEMSFVTHHDVINMIDGLMKRMAKKFLGMDLQLPLPHMTWDEAMERFGHDAPDLRYGCELIDCTDLAAKSDFRVFKETAEAGKKVRGINAPGGAAFYSRKLIDELTEFVKQFEAKGLAWFRVEPDGKLWSPISKNFTEEQLAGFAQRMQGKPGDLLFFVADTWAISCKALHNLRKKVGVDLKLYDPKSYSFSWIVEFPMFEYDAEEKRWNSMHHPFTAPRPQDIPMLETDPGKARAVAYDLVINGSEAGGGTIRIHDSATQSKVFGLLGIDAETAKNRFGFLLDALQMGAPPHGGIALGIDRVVMLFGQLDSIREVIAFPKTQKATDLMTEAPNLVDNKQLRELGIRIATNDTK, from the coding sequence TTGCTGCGGACTCATACTTGCGGGCAATTGCGGGCAGAACATGTTGGTCAACAAGTCACCCTGTGTGGTTGGGTCGACACCGCCCGCGACCACGGTGGCACTCTGTTCATCGACCTGCGCGACCGCTACGGCAAGACCCAGGTCGTCTTTGCTCCCGAAGGTGGAGCGGCCCAGCTTGAAGATTCTCGCAAGATTCGCGGCGAGGATGTGATCAAGGTCGTCGGCACCGTGGCGAAGCGGCCGGAAGGAACGATCAATCAAAAGATCGGCACCGGCGAAATTGAAATCCGCGTCACCTCGCTCGAATTGCTGAACAAGTCGAACAACGCCCCGTTCAATCCTACGCAGGCCGATCTGCCCGGCGAAGACCTGCGTCTGAAGTATCGTTATCTGGACCTCCGCCGTCCCGAGATGCAACGCACGCTCAAGCTGCGGAACGACATCATTCTCGAGATGCGAAATTACTTCGCCGACAACGATTTTCTCGATGTCGAAACGCCCATCCTGGGTCGCAGTACACCCGAAGGAGCCCGCGACTACTTGGTTCCCAGCCGCGTCCATAACGGGCAATTCTACGCGCTGCCGCAATCGCCGCAGTTGTACAAGCAGATTCTCATGGTCGCCGGCTACGACCGCTATGTGCAGGTCGCCCGCTGCTTCCGCGACGAAGACCTGCGGGCCGATCGCCAGCCTGAGTTCACGCAGCTTGACTTGGAAATGTCGTTCGTCACGCATCACGACGTCATCAACATGATCGACGGGTTGATGAAGCGGATGGCGAAGAAGTTCCTCGGCATGGATCTGCAACTGCCGCTGCCGCACATGACTTGGGACGAAGCCATGGAACGCTTCGGCCACGACGCGCCCGACCTGCGTTACGGCTGCGAACTGATCGACTGCACCGACCTCGCCGCCAAGAGCGACTTCCGCGTCTTCAAAGAAACGGCTGAAGCGGGCAAGAAGGTTCGCGGCATCAATGCTCCGGGGGGCGCTGCGTTCTACTCGCGCAAACTGATCGACGAGCTCACCGAGTTCGTCAAGCAGTTCGAAGCAAAAGGACTCGCTTGGTTCCGCGTCGAGCCAGACGGCAAACTCTGGTCGCCGATTAGCAAGAATTTCACCGAAGAGCAACTCGCTGGTTTCGCTCAACGCATGCAAGGCAAGCCCGGCGACCTGTTGTTCTTTGTCGCCGACACGTGGGCCATCAGCTGCAAGGCCTTGCACAACCTGCGCAAGAAGGTGGGCGTCGATCTCAAGTTGTACGACCCGAAGAGCTACAGCTTTTCGTGGATCGTTGAGTTCCCAATGTTCGAATACGACGCCGAAGAGAAGCGGTGGAACAGCATGCACCATCCCTTCACCGCGCCTCGTCCGCAAGACATTCCGATGCTTGAAACCGACCCCGGCAAAGCCCGCGCGGTCGCTTACGACCTGGTCATCAACGGCAGCGAAGCGGGCGGCGGCACGATTCGTATCCACGATAGCGCCACGCAGAGCAAAGTCTTCGGGCTGCTCGGCATCGATGCCGAAACGGCCAAGAACCGCTTTGGCTTCCTACTCGACGCGCTGCAAATGGGCGCGCCACCCCACGGCGGCATCGCCCTCGGCATCGACCGCGTCGTCATGCTCTTCGGCCAACTCGACAGTATTCGCGAAGTGATTGCTTTCCCCAAAACCCAGAAGGCCACCGACTTGATGACCGAAGCGCCAAACCTGGTCGACAACAAGCAACTGCGCGAGTTGGGGATTCGAATTGCGACGAATGACACGAAATAA
- a CDS encoding glycoside hydrolase family 5 protein, producing MNTLSPTSCGLLLLAILSSASAQAQDIFAANKALGRGVNLGNALEAPKEGDWGMKIEAEFFPLIKQAGFQHVRLPVKWTSHAAKEAPYAIDAKFFERVDSILEQAAANKLLVVLNHHHYSELDARPKEELPRAIAIWQQIAARYKDRGAWLYFELMNEPHEELNKDNAWTEMIPPLLGVVRETNPTRPVIIGPPFWNGMWALSKFKLPEDKNLIVTVHYYNPFEFTHQGAHWVKDSDRWLGKKWTGSEAEMKAITKEFDSTAAWAKENNRPIYLGEFGAFRKADAASRVLWTAAITREAEARNFSWAYWEFGAEFSIYDREKKAWRADLRDALLKP from the coding sequence ATGAATACCCTCTCTCCCACTAGCTGCGGCCTGTTGTTGCTGGCGATCTTATCTTCCGCGAGCGCGCAGGCTCAGGATATTTTCGCTGCCAACAAGGCGCTCGGTCGCGGCGTCAATCTCGGCAACGCGCTCGAAGCTCCGAAAGAAGGCGATTGGGGGATGAAAATCGAGGCGGAGTTTTTTCCGCTCATCAAGCAGGCCGGCTTTCAACATGTGCGCTTGCCGGTGAAGTGGACGTCGCATGCGGCGAAAGAAGCTCCCTATGCGATCGACGCCAAGTTCTTCGAGCGCGTCGATTCGATCCTCGAGCAGGCCGCAGCGAACAAACTGCTCGTGGTCCTCAACCATCATCATTACAGCGAACTCGACGCCCGCCCAAAGGAAGAACTACCGCGGGCGATTGCGATCTGGCAGCAGATTGCCGCGCGCTACAAAGATCGTGGCGCTTGGCTCTATTTCGAACTGATGAACGAGCCCCATGAAGAGTTGAACAAGGACAACGCCTGGACCGAGATGATCCCGCCACTTCTCGGCGTAGTGCGCGAGACGAACCCGACGCGCCCCGTGATCATCGGCCCACCTTTCTGGAATGGCATGTGGGCCCTGAGCAAATTCAAGCTGCCGGAAGATAAGAACTTGATCGTGACGGTTCACTACTACAATCCGTTTGAGTTCACGCATCAAGGCGCGCACTGGGTGAAGGACTCCGACCGCTGGCTGGGGAAGAAGTGGACCGGCAGTGAGGCTGAAATGAAGGCCATCACCAAAGAGTTCGACTCCACCGCAGCTTGGGCGAAAGAAAACAATCGCCCCATCTATCTCGGCGAGTTCGGTGCCTTCCGCAAGGCCGATGCAGCCAGCCGAGTTCTCTGGACGGCCGCCATCACCCGCGAAGCTGAAGCCCGCAACTTCAGTTGGGCTTACTGGGAATTTGGCGCTGAGTTCAGCATCTACGACCGCGAGAAGAAAGCCTGGCGCGCAGACCTGCGCGACGCCCTGCTCAAGCCCTAA
- a CDS encoding linear amide C-N hydrolase: protein MKRSRYASQTILALLIGLLLATPGHTCSRILWNKNKVAVVVSRTMDWPESTLPMLTVFPRGLARDGGRVGAEVVVKENAAQWTSKYGSLVTTIYGIGAADGFNEKGLGVHMLYLNACDFGARDISRPAVHAGLWGQYLLDNAANVNEALKLLEGVQVVMAEAHGHKANVHLAIEDASGDSAIIEYIGGKPVVHHGRQYTLMTNDPTYDEQLALLKKQDFSKPSSTMPLPGNVNPVDRFQRAAYYSAMLPEPKNEREAVASVLAIARNVSVPFGAPYKGFGIYNTEYRTVMNLTDLRYFFELTTSPNVIWADLSKFDLVPGSAVMTLNPDSIELSGDVTAKFQKLEKAPF, encoded by the coding sequence ATGAAGCGTTCTCGTTATGCTAGCCAGACGATCCTCGCCTTGTTGATTGGCCTGTTGCTTGCCACTCCAGGCCACACCTGTTCGCGCATTCTGTGGAATAAGAACAAGGTGGCGGTAGTGGTTAGTCGGACAATGGATTGGCCAGAATCGACGCTGCCAATGTTGACCGTGTTTCCTCGCGGCCTGGCTCGCGATGGGGGCCGAGTTGGTGCGGAAGTGGTGGTGAAAGAGAACGCGGCCCAATGGACCTCGAAGTACGGCAGCCTGGTGACAACCATCTATGGGATTGGGGCCGCGGATGGCTTCAACGAAAAGGGGCTCGGCGTTCACATGTTGTATCTGAATGCCTGTGACTTCGGCGCTCGAGACATCAGCCGGCCGGCGGTGCATGCCGGATTGTGGGGCCAATACTTGCTTGACAATGCCGCTAACGTGAACGAAGCGCTAAAGTTGCTGGAGGGTGTTCAAGTGGTTATGGCTGAGGCGCATGGGCACAAGGCTAATGTGCATCTGGCGATTGAAGACGCCAGCGGCGACTCCGCGATTATCGAATATATCGGCGGCAAACCAGTAGTTCACCACGGTCGGCAATACACGCTCATGACCAATGATCCGACGTATGACGAACAACTGGCGCTACTCAAGAAGCAAGACTTCTCGAAGCCCAGCAGCACCATGCCGTTGCCGGGCAACGTCAATCCCGTTGATCGTTTTCAGCGCGCCGCCTACTACTCGGCAATGCTGCCGGAACCAAAGAACGAGCGCGAAGCCGTGGCCAGCGTGCTGGCCATTGCCCGGAATGTATCGGTGCCGTTCGGCGCGCCCTATAAAGGTTTCGGCATCTACAACACTGAATATCGCACCGTGATGAATCTCACGGACCTGCGTTACTTCTTCGAACTAACGACCAGTCCCAACGTGATCTGGGCTGATCTTTCGAAGTTTGATCTGGTGCCAGGTTCAGCCGTAATGACACTGAATCCCGACAGCATTGAGCTTTCGGGAGATGTGACGGCGAAGTTCCAAAAGCTTGAGAAGGCACCATTCTGA
- a CDS encoding HD domain-containing protein — MSNQEVAQQLAPIVRRVLQDYLLPLDGFHGVSHWARVLENGLRLAEETGANARVVSLFAVLHDSQRENEGHDPQHGPRAAEFAAQLHGQLFELPAAEFALLYRACYDHTHALTHPEITVQTCFDADRLDLGRVNITPHVSRLCTDVAKRPAVLKWADDRAGSRTVPEFVQQSWGLEVDC, encoded by the coding sequence ATGAGTAATCAGGAAGTCGCTCAGCAGCTGGCACCGATCGTCCGTCGCGTGTTGCAGGATTATCTGCTGCCGCTGGATGGTTTTCATGGCGTGAGTCACTGGGCCCGGGTGCTGGAGAATGGTCTTCGCCTGGCCGAGGAAACCGGTGCGAACGCGCGAGTGGTGAGTCTGTTCGCAGTGCTGCACGACTCGCAGCGCGAAAACGAAGGGCATGATCCACAGCATGGTCCGCGGGCTGCTGAGTTTGCCGCTCAACTGCACGGCCAGTTATTTGAGCTTCCCGCTGCTGAGTTCGCACTGCTCTATCGCGCCTGCTACGATCACACCCACGCGCTGACGCACCCCGAGATCACGGTGCAAACGTGTTTTGATGCTGACCGGCTCGATTTGGGCCGAGTCAATATTACGCCCCATGTCAGCCGACTATGTACCGACGTGGCCAAACGGCCCGCAGTTCTGAAGTGGGCCGACGATCGCGCGGGCAGTCGAACCGTGCCTGAATTCGTGCAACAAAGTTGGGGGTTGGAGGTCGATTGCTGA
- a CDS encoding NPCBM/NEW2 domain-containing protein: protein MPIGSFNRLLCAALLVLLVSAGLSATETAAAEKGESARFSLHFRSGEHVAANDLEAWPITGSSTNSKLGRRDLFAKDNPVRLIRDHEAKIELRVPLVIMANGDVITGLPRQLVATDGRQGQLQQVRLQLDSPLMPVDGTGVSVRTDRVQRIIGQESRQRRPAPEPGTVVLLDGRELKGSSIRWQEYGLSILTDDGIVQAEFTDLADVVFPQVDQLAAVVEDSLGAGSMTGPAIMRLAINSGAVLTGARVSREVERIRSRKGSTVEVMYYVQPAWSSHPIAIPESEIAWIGYRQSSEIPLSLLPAETHVNQRLIGKPQTWLRNRSHTGPMAASGRLESDLGLATHSISQIVFKLPAGAASLSTTVGLDRSAGNGGCVRCRIAEWDASARQPGTTLWDSGILQGSDGPKSTGAVNVQSLANIVLITDDAHDERPAGADPLDIRDAVCWLAPLVEIDPQYLRRPEAVAQSLPGLNVWQQQSEDWSRVSVGERWSEAADRWEAVLSIPANTKLQLRRTAKITSLGDVLEMVTAVSRNPTEQQLELRVNDQVVEWLTSEDREAMATRHEKYVQPWIRRNNRFSDMREELMSDTLAYWWDLQEFRGREVTLDLTLSAGSREVKLVWQDCSLRSAIGNLPASGELPKVDVKLTEATLAHSSLPHNRYAFRDLMPYRGKDAQPIRFLGQVRTGGYGMVRNSQLTFELKPEYRKFVAVVGSCYHTSGALRVMVDGKVLWERPKMNSLRPAELIELPLPADAKQLTLINGVDGIYESAAAWTDAGFIVAK, encoded by the coding sequence ATGCCTATTGGTTCGTTCAATCGGTTGCTTTGCGCCGCGCTGCTTGTTTTGCTCGTTAGCGCTGGACTATCCGCTACCGAGACAGCAGCTGCCGAGAAAGGGGAGAGCGCTCGGTTCTCGTTGCATTTTCGCAGTGGCGAACACGTGGCAGCGAATGACTTAGAGGCCTGGCCGATCACTGGCAGCAGCACAAATTCGAAGTTGGGTCGGCGTGATCTCTTCGCCAAAGACAACCCGGTGCGGCTGATTCGCGATCACGAGGCCAAGATCGAACTGCGAGTGCCGCTCGTGATCATGGCCAATGGCGATGTGATCACTGGCTTGCCACGGCAGTTGGTCGCAACCGATGGCCGCCAAGGTCAATTGCAGCAAGTCCGCTTGCAACTTGATTCGCCTCTGATGCCCGTCGATGGCACTGGCGTCAGCGTACGAACCGATCGCGTGCAGCGAATCATCGGGCAGGAATCGAGACAGCGACGCCCGGCACCAGAACCCGGCACGGTGGTGCTGCTCGATGGCCGCGAGCTCAAAGGAAGCAGCATTCGCTGGCAAGAGTACGGACTGTCGATCTTGACCGATGACGGCATCGTGCAAGCTGAGTTCACGGATCTGGCCGATGTCGTTTTTCCGCAGGTCGATCAATTGGCAGCCGTGGTCGAAGATAGCTTGGGCGCAGGGAGCATGACCGGACCAGCGATCATGCGTCTTGCCATTAACAGTGGTGCCGTACTTACCGGGGCTCGAGTTTCGCGAGAGGTGGAGCGCATTCGCTCGCGGAAAGGTTCCACGGTCGAGGTGATGTACTACGTACAGCCGGCCTGGAGTTCACACCCCATCGCAATCCCCGAGAGCGAGATTGCCTGGATTGGTTATCGCCAATCCAGCGAGATTCCGCTCTCGTTGCTCCCTGCAGAAACGCACGTCAACCAACGGTTGATTGGTAAGCCCCAAACCTGGCTCAGAAACCGTTCGCACACGGGGCCAATGGCTGCTTCTGGCAGACTGGAGTCTGATTTAGGTCTGGCAACTCATTCGATCAGCCAGATCGTATTTAAGTTGCCCGCAGGTGCTGCATCGCTGTCGACGACCGTCGGTCTCGACCGCAGTGCCGGCAATGGTGGTTGCGTTCGTTGTCGCATTGCCGAATGGGATGCAAGCGCACGCCAGCCAGGAACCACGCTCTGGGATAGTGGCATCTTGCAGGGAAGTGACGGCCCAAAATCGACCGGTGCGGTGAATGTGCAATCGCTGGCCAACATCGTCCTGATTACGGACGACGCGCACGACGAGCGACCTGCCGGTGCCGATCCACTCGATATTCGTGATGCTGTTTGTTGGCTCGCCCCTCTCGTCGAAATAGATCCGCAGTACTTGCGTCGACCAGAAGCAGTCGCCCAAAGCCTGCCTGGCCTGAACGTTTGGCAGCAACAAAGTGAAGACTGGTCCCGAGTCTCCGTGGGCGAGCGTTGGAGCGAAGCAGCCGATCGCTGGGAAGCGGTTCTTTCGATTCCCGCGAACACCAAATTGCAGTTGCGTCGAACGGCCAAAATTACGTCACTGGGCGATGTGCTGGAAATGGTGACCGCTGTTTCGCGCAATCCAACCGAACAGCAACTGGAATTGAGAGTGAACGACCAGGTGGTGGAGTGGTTGACGAGTGAAGATCGCGAAGCGATGGCCACGCGCCACGAGAAATATGTCCAGCCCTGGATTCGCCGCAACAACCGATTTAGCGACATGCGCGAAGAACTCATGTCCGACACACTGGCCTACTGGTGGGACTTGCAAGAGTTTCGCGGTCGCGAAGTCACTCTCGACCTAACTCTGAGCGCGGGCTCACGCGAGGTAAAACTTGTCTGGCAAGATTGTTCGCTCCGCTCGGCAATTGGCAATTTGCCCGCTAGTGGTGAATTGCCAAAGGTCGATGTCAAATTGACGGAAGCAACCTTGGCTCATAGCTCGCTCCCACACAATCGCTATGCCTTTCGAGATTTGATGCCCTATCGCGGCAAAGATGCACAGCCCATTCGCTTTCTGGGCCAGGTTCGTACCGGTGGTTATGGGATGGTTCGCAATTCCCAACTCACCTTCGAACTCAAGCCCGAGTATCGTAAGTTTGTCGCTGTCGTGGGGAGTTGCTATCACACGTCGGGCGCGTTGCGCGTCATGGTCGATGGCAAGGTGCTGTGGGAACGACCAAAAATGAACTCGCTGCGCCCTGCCGAGTTGATTGAATTGCCCCTGCCAGCAGACGCCAAACAGCTGACGCTCATCAACGGTGTCGATGGCATTTACGAAAGTGCTGCTGCCTGGACAGACGCAGGCTTCATCGTTGCCAAGTAG
- a CDS encoding Uma2 family endonuclease, translating into MSTASTNSLISPIIPAFEHVPPLQSGDRLTRDEFERRYRAMPRNTKAELVEGIVYIMTPPVSADGHGVPHFEFITWLGAYRWSTPGTQGGDNASVRLDAKNEPQPDVYLRVLPSHGGQSRTSDDKFIEGAPELVTEIAASSVSYDLHEKLEVYRRNGVQEYIVWRTWERAIDWFKLVDGKFVRQMPGADGILRSAAFPGLWLEVNAMLNGDQARVESVLRQGLASPEHQLFVQRLADQAREK; encoded by the coding sequence ATGTCCACCGCCTCAACCAATTCTCTGATTTCGCCGATCATTCCGGCGTTTGAGCATGTGCCGCCGTTGCAATCGGGCGATCGACTTACGCGCGATGAGTTTGAGCGGCGTTATCGGGCGATGCCCAGGAACACAAAGGCTGAGCTAGTCGAAGGAATCGTCTACATCATGACTCCGCCAGTTTCTGCCGACGGGCATGGAGTTCCGCACTTCGAGTTCATCACGTGGCTAGGTGCCTATCGGTGGAGTACGCCAGGCACACAGGGTGGCGATAATGCGTCGGTGCGCCTAGACGCGAAGAATGAGCCGCAGCCCGATGTGTACCTGCGCGTTCTGCCAAGTCACGGCGGTCAGTCACGGACAAGCGACGACAAGTTTATCGAAGGTGCGCCGGAATTGGTGACCGAGATCGCTGCTTCCAGCGTCAGTTACGACCTGCACGAGAAACTCGAAGTTTACCGGCGCAACGGCGTGCAAGAATATATCGTCTGGCGCACCTGGGAACGAGCCATTGATTGGTTCAAACTCGTCGATGGTAAGTTTGTGCGGCAAATGCCCGGTGCAGATGGCATTCTAAGGAGCGCTGCCTTTCCAGGCCTTTGGCTCGAGGTAAACGCGATGCTTAACGGAGATCAAGCGCGCGTCGAATCCGTACTACGCCAAGGTCTTGCATCGCCAGAGCATCAACTGTTCGTGCAGCGATTGGCCGATCAGGCTCGCGAGAAGTAA